The genomic interval ATTGTCAATAGAGTCAAACGTGCGGATCTCACTCAAACCACGCTTCGACAATAAAAGCGTCATCGCCGCCGTCAACGTCGTCTTGCCGTGATCCACATGTCCAATCGTACCTACGTTTATGTGAGGCTTCGTTCGCTCAAACTTCTCCTTTGCCATGACCTGTTCTCCTTATTACTTAAGCTGGTTCAGCAA from Candidatus Neomarinimicrobiota bacterium carries:
- a CDS encoding GTP-binding protein; the encoded protein is MAKEKFERTKPHINVGTIGHVDHGKTTLTAAMTLLLSKRGLSEIRTFDSIDN